From a single Cyclobacterium marinum DSM 745 genomic region:
- a CDS encoding glycosyltransferase, with translation MDQVDGVNNWEKSDHLINGEEKKRVVHLQYGSSPSGNYVLRYHEAFLERGFESCVLSLNSNVHGDPKIQTVGKKGVLIRKVNQKIQDFYTRKIDKSAGGFALSLFGSDVTNHEWIINADFIYVHWILGGFISIDGLEKIAKLNKPMVLVMHDMWTITGGCFHSFDCQKFLTHCGNCPMFPENKEKDLSFKQFDEKLKFYSGYDNLFFVAPSKWLYNLAKGGALLKDKPVFRIPNPLDTNLFKPFEKKIAKKILNIDKYQHVISFGANKITSPYKGWKYLMDALKDLKMNHPNLDVCLLIFGSGPNKEIQESIPFPCKFMGFITDDYTTNLVYNASNVFVAPSLADNLPTTILESLACGTPVVGFDVGGIPDMISHKKNGYLAKYKDAMDLSDGLNYCLSNELEGYLLPEFQKAEVINQHINLMNKAAKN, from the coding sequence ATGGATCAGGTAGACGGTGTAAATAATTGGGAAAAATCAGACCACTTGATAAATGGGGAAGAAAAGAAGCGGGTTGTTCATTTACAATATGGTTCTAGCCCGTCAGGTAATTATGTATTAAGGTATCATGAAGCTTTTTTAGAGCGAGGTTTTGAGTCTTGTGTGCTCTCTTTAAATTCCAATGTTCATGGCGATCCAAAGATTCAAACCGTTGGTAAAAAAGGGGTCCTCATTAGAAAAGTGAATCAAAAAATCCAGGATTTCTATACAAGGAAAATTGATAAAAGCGCGGGAGGTTTCGCCCTATCCCTTTTTGGATCTGATGTGACTAATCACGAATGGATCATAAATGCTGATTTTATTTATGTTCACTGGATTCTTGGTGGTTTTATCAGTATTGATGGCTTGGAAAAAATAGCCAAATTGAATAAGCCGATGGTTTTGGTAATGCACGATATGTGGACCATTACCGGGGGCTGTTTTCACAGTTTCGATTGTCAAAAATTTTTAACTCACTGTGGAAACTGTCCCATGTTTCCTGAGAATAAGGAAAAGGACTTGTCTTTTAAACAGTTTGATGAGAAATTGAAATTTTATTCCGGCTACGATAATTTGTTTTTTGTTGCACCAAGTAAGTGGCTTTATAATCTTGCAAAAGGAGGCGCTTTGCTTAAGGATAAACCTGTATTTCGAATTCCAAATCCATTGGATACTAATCTTTTCAAGCCATTTGAAAAGAAAATTGCTAAAAAGATTTTAAACATTGACAAATACCAACATGTGATTTCTTTTGGTGCCAATAAAATTACAAGTCCCTATAAAGGGTGGAAATACCTAATGGATGCATTAAAAGACTTGAAAATGAATCATCCAAATCTTGATGTATGTCTTTTAATTTTTGGTAGTGGACCCAATAAAGAAATTCAAGAGTCTATTCCATTTCCATGTAAGTTTATGGGCTTCATTACTGATGATTATACCACCAATCTTGTTTATAATGCTTCCAATGTTTTTGTTGCCCCTTCATTAGCAGATAACTTACCCACTACCATTTTGGAAAGTTTGGCTTGTGGAACACCTGTGGTGGGATTTGATGTTGGAGGAATTCCTGACATGATTTCCCACAAAAAAAATGGATACCTGGCCAAATATAAAGATGCAATGGATCTATCTGATGGTTTAAACTACTGCCTTTCGAATGAGCTAGAAGGGTACCTTTTGCCGGAGTTTCAAAAAGCTGAAGTGATTAATCAGCACATTAATCTTATGAATAAAGCCGCCAAGAATTAA
- a CDS encoding glycosyltransferase family 47 protein, whose protein sequence is MKLFGLTNVSIEDKSDYRFEELNESRFIKNVIEELKGLLLERFDEFEFFIYSNHRVNKRTPDLGTDIMPPSGDYKSDKKKILLYFSDERGLDPSCFSDKYFAVFKSYIGMKAVAKNVFPLALGYVNAVPELPNKPIKDRKYNVFFRGNLNMNRINFYRVFSKLGFLLPSERLLTHDYYRKFLLKLKSDFSSFFPKSILIFNNGFKAGFTPEKYGEVLADSKIVLCPKGFFMTECFRHFEAMRAGCVIISEPLPDTPFYKNSPLIQIKDWNEGCKVVNELLHDQNKLEEIHRKTLDWWKEKCSEKATAQYIVENINKLEIN, encoded by the coding sequence ATGAAATTGTTTGGTTTAACCAATGTTTCAATTGAGGACAAGTCAGATTATCGATTTGAGGAGTTGAATGAATCTAGGTTTATAAAAAATGTGATAGAGGAATTAAAGGGACTTCTTTTAGAAAGATTTGATGAATTTGAATTTTTTATTTATTCAAATCATCGGGTGAATAAAAGAACTCCGGATTTAGGTACTGACATTATGCCACCTAGTGGGGATTATAAGTCCGATAAAAAGAAAATTCTTCTTTATTTTTCAGATGAAAGGGGTTTGGACCCCAGTTGTTTTTCCGATAAATATTTTGCGGTTTTTAAGTCCTATATTGGTATGAAAGCTGTGGCGAAGAACGTTTTTCCGCTGGCATTGGGCTATGTAAATGCAGTTCCTGAATTGCCCAATAAGCCAATTAAGGATCGGAAATACAATGTTTTTTTTAGAGGGAATTTAAATATGAATAGAATTAATTTCTATCGTGTATTTTCAAAATTAGGCTTTTTGTTGCCTTCAGAAAGATTATTGACCCATGATTATTATAGAAAGTTTCTGTTGAAGTTAAAAAGTGATTTCAGTTCATTTTTCCCAAAATCAATCCTGATTTTTAACAATGGCTTTAAAGCAGGTTTTACTCCGGAGAAATATGGAGAAGTACTTGCTGATTCAAAAATAGTATTGTGCCCCAAGGGTTTCTTTATGACAGAGTGTTTCAGGCATTTTGAAGCAATGAGAGCTGGCTGTGTCATTATTTCAGAGCCTTTGCCTGACACTCCATTTTATAAAAACTCCCCACTTATTCAAATAAAAGATTGGAATGAAGGATGTAAGGTAGTTAATGAGTTATTGCATGACCAAAATAAACTTGAAGAAATTCATAGGAAAACCCTTGATTGGTGGAAAGAAAAGTGTTCCGAAAAGGCTACTGCCCAATATATAGTAGAAAATATTAACAAACTGGAAATCAATTAG
- a CDS encoding glycosyltransferase, with protein MEFIVYTNTEWDGPPRARHQLSHALAKRFKVTFVAANTIGLPGLKCEKVNGNFELLTPSFPSSFRLRYRMPGLNEAYQLWLYEKLKKHFEGKEVVFICTDFGGYLVGKYFDKFIYMANDDFINNVKVPGWMKAYTTFTQSRLVKTATFNLATAQKLVNDFAEINPKSYELPLGAPEFSKVDITQLSLNREDEKVKVVLLGFIDKKKTPLVLINKILEIENVELHLIGPIKDDFLNHLSKEEKVKAHGVLTGDPLSSKLSEMDVAIAPYYMDDPNTGRTPNKLWQYLATGIPAVITNLPNVRHWEFPEKTVYKANNDDEFVSFIKQAYKDNTIELMKERISIAANNSWSKRVDQLLAYIKELY; from the coding sequence ATGGAATTTATTGTTTATACCAATACTGAATGGGATGGACCACCTAGAGCGAGACACCAATTATCTCATGCTTTGGCTAAAAGGTTCAAAGTGACTTTTGTCGCAGCTAACACTATAGGGTTACCGGGCTTAAAATGTGAAAAAGTTAATGGGAATTTTGAATTGCTTACACCTTCCTTTCCATCCAGTTTTAGGTTAAGATACCGAATGCCTGGTTTGAATGAAGCCTACCAGCTTTGGTTGTACGAAAAGCTTAAAAAACATTTTGAAGGCAAGGAGGTTGTGTTTATTTGCACAGATTTTGGCGGATATTTGGTCGGTAAATATTTTGATAAATTTATTTACATGGCCAATGATGATTTTATCAACAATGTCAAAGTTCCGGGATGGATGAAGGCTTATACAACTTTTACACAATCAAGGCTTGTAAAAACTGCTACATTTAATTTGGCCACTGCACAAAAACTGGTGAATGACTTTGCGGAAATTAATCCCAAGTCCTATGAATTACCTTTAGGAGCTCCTGAGTTTTCAAAAGTTGATATCACTCAATTATCCCTAAATAGGGAGGATGAAAAAGTTAAGGTGGTATTGCTGGGCTTTATTGATAAGAAAAAAACGCCGCTCGTGCTAATCAATAAAATACTAGAAATTGAGAATGTAGAATTACATTTGATCGGTCCGATCAAGGATGATTTTCTAAACCATCTTTCAAAAGAAGAAAAAGTAAAGGCTCATGGAGTCTTGACTGGAGATCCTTTAAGCTCGAAGTTATCAGAAATGGATGTGGCGATTGCTCCCTACTACATGGATGACCCTAATACAGGGAGGACACCTAATAAATTGTGGCAGTATTTAGCCACCGGGATACCAGCGGTAATAACAAATCTGCCGAATGTAAGACATTGGGAGTTTCCTGAGAAAACAGTATACAAAGCTAATAATGATGATGAATTTGTGTCCTTTATCAAACAGGCTTATAAGGATAATACAATAGAATTGATGAAAGAAAGAATTAGCATAGCCGCTAATAATTCTTGGAGCAAAAGAGTAGATCAACTGTTGGCTTATATTAAAGAGCTTTATTAA
- a CDS encoding glycosyltransferase, which translates to MEKAYHLWEKGESGSHHVWGKVELEKRGKVEVEIFPHEKYRILNKIGNVFKVKHLDQQLRILFYGKHYDILYAPYSLSNTRLLIVLKLLGIYRKPILVTIHQPFMKTNSTNKFYRWLSKKFLFQYDGIIFLSEKLKEIAVKSLNITDKDQLDKIDTAQWGPDTKFYNKITNKEGDKLNYFISAGHTSRDYVTLIEAFKKMEHQLKIFCTPKSKPQVDSLPPNVSINASFIPYEQLLKFYKESIAILIPLKYPLVQEGCQGMTSLQDVVALGKPTVITENPCINIDAAKEGFGITVGKGDVQGWIDAVELIANDKAVFQRMSDQAKAVYKGKFNAELFGEKLEKAVLKIPLR; encoded by the coding sequence ATGGAAAAGGCCTATCATCTTTGGGAAAAGGGTGAAAGTGGAAGTCATCATGTTTGGGGAAAAGTAGAGTTGGAAAAAAGAGGAAAAGTGGAAGTTGAAATATTTCCACATGAAAAATACCGCATTCTAAATAAAATTGGCAATGTTTTTAAAGTTAAACACCTTGACCAACAATTGAGAATATTGTTTTATGGGAAGCATTATGATATTTTATATGCTCCCTATTCTTTGTCCAATACCAGGTTATTGATTGTATTGAAACTATTAGGTATTTACAGAAAACCTATTTTAGTAACCATACATCAGCCATTTATGAAGACAAATTCTACGAATAAATTTTATAGGTGGTTAAGTAAAAAGTTTTTATTTCAATACGATGGAATCATTTTTCTAAGTGAAAAGCTAAAAGAGATTGCAGTAAAATCATTAAACATAACAGACAAAGATCAATTGGACAAAATTGATACCGCCCAATGGGGGCCTGATACTAAGTTTTATAATAAAATAACGAACAAAGAAGGGGATAAATTAAATTATTTTATTAGTGCAGGTCATACCTCAAGGGATTATGTCACGTTAATTGAGGCTTTTAAAAAGATGGAGCATCAGCTTAAAATATTTTGTACACCAAAATCTAAACCTCAAGTAGATTCGCTTCCTCCAAATGTGAGCATTAATGCTTCTTTTATTCCATATGAGCAATTGCTCAAATTTTATAAAGAGTCGATTGCCATATTGATTCCTTTAAAATATCCTCTAGTTCAAGAAGGGTGTCAAGGGATGACGAGTCTACAAGATGTGGTTGCTTTAGGGAAACCAACTGTTATTACTGAAAACCCATGCATTAATATTGATGCCGCCAAAGAAGGTTTTGGCATAACTGTTGGCAAAGGTGATGTTCAGGGTTGGATTGATGCCGTTGAACTAATAGCAAATGATAAGGCAGTTTTCCAAAGGATGAGTGATCAAGCAAAGGCTGTGTATAAAGGAAAATTCAATGCTGAATTATTTGGAGAAAAATTGGAGAAGGCTGTTCTCAAAATTCCTTTAAGATAG
- a CDS encoding bi-domain-containing oxidoreductase produces MKQVIQNFKTGELYVDEVPVPAISEGMVLVENEYSLISAGTERSTVKVAQASLIGKAKQRPDLVAQVIQNIRKEGFSATMSKVRTKLDSLKALGYSTSGKVIASMDNNGAFKPGDRVACAGADYASHSEVISVPQNLVTKIPENVSSDEAAFTTLGAIALQGVRQADPKLGEKVCVIGLGLLGQITVQLLKANGCSVFGIDMSEKLIELAKESGAGQSMHRNDSNLISACENFTNGRGFDSIIITAATPTNDPIVLSTEIARKKGKIIVVGAVKMEIPREPYFYKNELELKISCSYGPGRYDVDYEELGKDYPFAYVRWTEQRNMEAFLDLIAAKAINIKPLITHLFDIDEAEKAYDIVMGKVQEPHIGILLKYQESASKLESITKVNNEPIKEINAGFIGAGSFAQSYLIPNVKSWGGSLDGVVTSKGITAKSVSDKFKFNFCSSDGKDVLNKEDINTIFIATPHVSHAPYVIEGLKSGKNVFVEKPLAMNMEQLKEVVHAEKSADKLLMVGFNRRFAPVSVELKKEFINTGEPLVINIRVNAGFIPKDHWSQIPEIGGGRIVGEVCHFIDLMQYFTDSEPVKVYADSINTSNEQITSADNMAVTVKFKDGSVGNLTYLGNGDKSLPKENIEVFSGGKVGIIHDFRSGSLHKDNKLIKLKSSGKGHLEEVHQFLDQVKAGKASPISFESICLTTLTTFKILDSLSTGMPQEISLEEILS; encoded by the coding sequence ATGAAACAAGTTATTCAAAATTTTAAAACTGGAGAGCTTTATGTAGATGAGGTTCCTGTTCCTGCGATTTCTGAAGGGATGGTATTGGTTGAAAACGAGTATTCACTAATAAGTGCCGGTACTGAAAGAAGTACCGTAAAAGTGGCCCAAGCAAGTTTGATAGGTAAGGCAAAGCAAAGGCCTGACTTAGTGGCCCAAGTGATTCAGAATATTAGGAAAGAAGGGTTTTCTGCTACCATGAGTAAAGTTAGAACCAAGCTTGATTCATTAAAGGCTTTGGGATACAGTACTTCCGGAAAGGTGATTGCCTCAATGGATAATAATGGGGCTTTTAAACCCGGTGATAGGGTGGCCTGTGCCGGTGCAGATTATGCATCTCATTCCGAAGTAATCTCTGTACCCCAAAACTTGGTAACTAAAATACCGGAGAATGTAAGTTCAGACGAGGCTGCTTTTACTACCTTAGGTGCAATTGCGCTTCAGGGTGTCAGACAAGCAGACCCTAAATTAGGTGAAAAAGTTTGTGTGATCGGTTTAGGCTTGCTTGGCCAAATCACCGTTCAACTTTTAAAAGCCAACGGGTGTTCAGTTTTTGGAATAGATATGTCAGAAAAGCTGATAGAACTGGCAAAAGAATCAGGTGCAGGACAATCCATGCACAGAAATGATTCCAATTTAATTTCAGCCTGTGAGAATTTCACAAACGGGAGAGGTTTTGATTCCATAATTATAACAGCTGCTACACCAACAAATGATCCCATTGTGCTTTCTACTGAGATTGCACGAAAGAAGGGGAAAATTATTGTAGTGGGTGCAGTAAAGATGGAAATTCCCAGAGAGCCTTATTTCTATAAAAATGAGCTTGAACTTAAAATTTCATGTTCTTACGGGCCGGGAAGGTATGACGTAGATTATGAGGAACTGGGTAAAGATTACCCTTTTGCTTACGTACGCTGGACAGAGCAAAGGAATATGGAAGCTTTTTTGGACTTGATTGCTGCAAAAGCCATTAATATCAAGCCTTTGATCACCCATTTATTCGACATTGACGAGGCGGAGAAAGCCTATGATATTGTGATGGGAAAAGTACAAGAACCCCATATTGGAATATTGTTAAAATACCAAGAGTCTGCCTCTAAGCTTGAGTCCATAACCAAGGTAAATAATGAGCCTATCAAAGAGATCAATGCAGGTTTTATTGGTGCAGGGAGTTTTGCACAAAGTTATTTGATTCCAAATGTCAAATCCTGGGGAGGATCATTGGATGGCGTAGTAACCTCAAAGGGTATTACTGCCAAAAGTGTCTCAGACAAGTTTAAGTTTAATTTCTGCTCTTCTGATGGCAAGGACGTATTGAATAAAGAAGATATCAATACCATATTTATTGCGACTCCACATGTATCTCATGCTCCATATGTGATTGAAGGATTAAAATCCGGAAAAAATGTTTTTGTAGAAAAACCTTTGGCAATGAACATGGAACAACTTAAAGAAGTGGTTCATGCAGAGAAATCAGCGGATAAATTATTGATGGTAGGTTTCAACAGAAGATTTGCTCCTGTTTCTGTTGAGCTGAAGAAAGAGTTTATAAACACTGGAGAACCTCTGGTAATTAATATTAGAGTAAATGCTGGCTTTATACCGAAAGACCATTGGTCTCAGATCCCTGAAATCGGGGGAGGCCGAATTGTAGGGGAAGTTTGTCATTTTATTGATTTAATGCAGTATTTTACAGATTCTGAACCTGTTAAGGTGTATGCTGACTCCATAAACACTTCTAATGAGCAAATCACTTCCGCCGATAATATGGCCGTAACTGTCAAGTTTAAAGATGGATCGGTTGGCAACTTAACCTATTTGGGTAATGGAGATAAATCTTTACCAAAGGAAAATATTGAAGTTTTTTCCGGAGGGAAAGTTGGAATAATACATGATTTTAGATCAGGAAGCCTTCATAAGGATAATAAATTGATTAAGCTGAAGTCTAGCGGAAAAGGTCATTTGGAAGAAGTACATCAATTTCTAGACCAGGTGAAGGCGGGTAAAGCAAGTCCAATTTCTTTTGAATCAATTTGCCTTACAACGCTTACTACATTTAAAATCTTGGACAGTCTCTCCACAGGTATGCCTCAAGAGATAAGCCTTGAAGAAATACTGTCCTAA
- a CDS encoding glycosyltransferase, with product MNFPKVLILNQPFNNVSGGGITLSNLFKGWEKDHLAVVCLGTLFNDKTRIDICDQYYQLGEKEHIWKFPLSLMKRKYPSGPIRINKEKKNVQTIQKSPFRVKLLKEYITPALNWLGVADWASTIQLSSELKKWLDAYNPDVIYAQAQRREAIIFCTLVQRYLNKPMVFHMMDDWLEVLPEYGMLGGYWYKVVDQEFREMLGTCARHFSISEPMAEAYQKRYGYSFSTYHNPIELDFWSKSQRNTYEFGDSIQILYAGRMGLGIQSSLETMAKCLEELNKESSTPIELVLQVGQKPDWINKYSCVIHRGFVPYEELPNRFSEADILFLPYDFSPSANAFIKYSMPTKASEYMICGTPVLIFAPEDTALVAYAKAHEWAQVVTKNEVHTLSQGLLELINKKSLREAISKAAIRIAEERHDATKVRKRFRDELSKLVNQENQLKLS from the coding sequence ATGAATTTTCCAAAAGTTTTAATACTTAATCAACCATTTAATAACGTTTCAGGAGGAGGGATAACCTTGTCTAATTTATTCAAGGGTTGGGAGAAAGATCATCTTGCAGTGGTTTGTTTGGGCACTCTTTTTAATGATAAAACGAGGATAGATATTTGTGATCAATACTATCAACTCGGGGAAAAAGAACACATTTGGAAATTTCCTTTGAGCTTGATGAAAAGAAAGTATCCTTCAGGACCTATAAGAATAAATAAAGAAAAGAAAAATGTCCAAACGATCCAGAAGTCACCTTTTCGAGTGAAACTTCTCAAGGAATACATCACCCCTGCTTTAAATTGGTTGGGAGTAGCTGATTGGGCATCTACTATACAGCTATCCTCCGAACTAAAAAAATGGCTTGATGCATATAATCCGGATGTCATTTATGCACAAGCCCAAAGGAGGGAAGCCATTATATTTTGTACGCTTGTCCAACGTTACCTAAACAAACCAATGGTATTCCATATGATGGATGATTGGTTGGAAGTTTTACCGGAATATGGTATGCTTGGTGGGTATTGGTACAAAGTAGTCGACCAAGAGTTTAGGGAAATGTTAGGTACTTGTGCCAGACATTTTAGTATAAGTGAGCCTATGGCTGAGGCTTATCAAAAAAGGTATGGTTATTCCTTTTCCACTTATCATAACCCCATAGAGCTTGATTTCTGGAGTAAGAGTCAGCGAAATACCTATGAATTTGGAGATAGTATCCAAATATTATATGCCGGTAGGATGGGCTTGGGAATACAGAGTTCTCTAGAGACTATGGCAAAATGTCTGGAGGAATTAAATAAAGAAAGCTCCACACCTATTGAATTGGTGCTTCAGGTAGGACAAAAGCCTGATTGGATAAATAAATACAGTTGTGTTATTCATCGGGGGTTCGTGCCTTATGAAGAACTACCAAATCGTTTTTCGGAAGCAGACATATTGTTTTTACCTTATGATTTTTCTCCTTCTGCGAATGCATTTATTAAGTATTCAATGCCTACCAAAGCATCAGAATATATGATTTGTGGAACACCGGTTTTAATATTTGCTCCTGAGGACACTGCCTTGGTTGCTTATGCCAAAGCCCATGAATGGGCTCAAGTAGTAACAAAAAATGAAGTACATACTTTAAGCCAGGGCCTGTTGGAATTAATCAACAAGAAGTCTTTGCGCGAAGCAATTTCAAAGGCTGCTATTAGAATAGCGGAGGAGAGACATGATGCAACAAAGGTAAGGAAAAGATTTAGGGACGAACTATCTAAGTTAGTCAATCAGGAAAACCAATTAAAACTATCTTAA
- a CDS encoding WecB/TagA/CpsF family glycosyltransferase, whose protein sequence is MKEVKRISICNVPVDSLTMDETVALIDQSIRRKENLHHVVVNAAKLVNAQKDPELKASIVECDIINADGQSIVWAAKFLKEYLPERVAGIDLMDNLVALAARENYKIFFLGAKEDVVNKVVKIYSDKYSPEIIAGYRNGYFGKEEELGIAKQIRDSKADILFVAMSSPKKEIFLNKYKDVMNVPFIMGVGGSFDVVSGKVKRAPVWMQNICLEWFYRTMQEPGRMWKRYLTTNIAFVKLLVTERFFPTNKSKT, encoded by the coding sequence ATGAAAGAGGTAAAAAGAATTAGTATTTGTAATGTCCCTGTAGACTCCTTAACGATGGATGAAACAGTTGCATTGATAGATCAAAGCATCAGGAGAAAAGAAAATTTACATCATGTTGTAGTGAATGCAGCCAAACTAGTAAATGCCCAAAAGGATCCTGAATTAAAAGCATCAATAGTTGAGTGTGATATTATTAATGCAGATGGTCAATCCATTGTGTGGGCAGCAAAATTTCTTAAGGAGTATTTGCCGGAAAGAGTTGCTGGCATAGACCTAATGGATAATTTAGTTGCTCTGGCCGCTAGGGAAAATTACAAGATATTTTTTCTTGGAGCCAAAGAAGATGTTGTAAATAAAGTGGTAAAAATTTATTCAGACAAATATTCACCTGAGATTATTGCAGGTTATAGGAATGGCTATTTTGGAAAAGAAGAAGAGTTAGGAATTGCTAAGCAGATTAGGGATTCCAAAGCAGATATCTTATTTGTGGCCATGAGTTCTCCAAAAAAAGAAATTTTCCTAAATAAATACAAGGATGTAATGAATGTGCCCTTTATTATGGGGGTTGGAGGTAGCTTTGATGTGGTCTCAGGTAAGGTAAAAAGGGCTCCGGTATGGATGCAAAATATTTGCCTAGAATGGTTTTATCGTACCATGCAAGAACCTGGGCGAATGTGGAAGCGCTATCTTACAACTAATATTGCCTTTGTGAAATTACTTGTCACGGAACGGTTTTTTCCTACAAATAAAAGCAAAACCTAG
- a CDS encoding glycosyltransferase family protein → MAAIFLYPKIDKVIGSPNPYIFNFQKALAKNHHVVNAKSPNRGILSFFTHFFKADLFILNWPETIPEKKFGSVQKKLFMLFLKLAKAYSKKVVWILHNKGSHHKGENPVTKNMFDVLMAHSDYIITHSYAGKDFVSSAYPNYISKVHVIPHPLTEKLGEYRKGEKKFDFLIWGSIFPYKGIDVFLDYLRETPELKNTKVLIVGKCSDTKYKSKILSILPENAEFKDELLSLEEIAAYSVQAKFTLFTYKSQTVISSGSLIDSIRMGAIILGPDHGAFRDMKDLAFMHTFKNFNEIPKIISEFNPSDEQIEGDRNTFMNQNTWANFVEKIGNITGI, encoded by the coding sequence ATGGCAGCTATTTTTTTATATCCAAAGATAGATAAGGTGATTGGGTCACCCAACCCCTATATCTTCAACTTTCAAAAAGCATTGGCTAAAAATCATCATGTGGTAAATGCCAAGTCACCTAATCGTGGAATATTAAGTTTTTTTACTCACTTCTTTAAAGCAGATTTATTTATCCTCAATTGGCCTGAAACCATTCCGGAGAAAAAGTTTGGTAGTGTTCAAAAAAAACTCTTCATGTTATTTTTAAAGTTGGCCAAAGCATATTCCAAAAAGGTTGTATGGATTTTGCATAACAAAGGTTCCCACCACAAGGGTGAGAATCCAGTGACAAAAAATATGTTTGATGTACTCATGGCACATTCAGACTACATTATTACCCATTCCTATGCTGGTAAAGATTTCGTTTCATCAGCTTATCCGAATTATATTTCTAAAGTACATGTTATTCCTCATCCGTTGACAGAAAAACTTGGGGAATACCGGAAAGGAGAGAAAAAATTTGATTTTCTTATTTGGGGAAGTATTTTCCCCTACAAGGGTATCGATGTGTTTTTAGATTACTTGCGGGAAACACCGGAACTTAAAAACACAAAAGTTTTAATAGTTGGAAAATGTTCTGATACAAAATATAAAAGTAAAATCCTTTCAATTTTGCCTGAAAATGCTGAATTTAAAGATGAATTGTTGAGCTTGGAAGAGATTGCAGCTTATTCTGTCCAAGCGAAATTTACTTTGTTTACTTATAAATCTCAAACAGTAATAAGCTCCGGCTCATTGATAGACAGCATACGCATGGGGGCCATTATTCTAGGGCCTGATCACGGGGCCTTTAGGGATATGAAAGATTTGGCATTTATGCACACATTCAAAAATTTTAATGAAATTCCCAAGATAATCTCTGAGTTCAATCCTAGTGATGAACAAATAGAAGGAGATAGAAACACTTTTATGAATCAAAACACCTGGGCCAATTTTGTAGAAAAAATTGGAAATATTACAGGTATTTAA
- a CDS encoding glycoside hydrolase family protein: MSEPIDFFNSFEQLAAFCSQEEYKGYDPYDSLNSKLFQAVPLLSKSRIAKLAWTQFFKRAPFNLRPLVGVPKEYNPKALGLFLTSYCNLYEIDAQSDYLDQINFFGDRILELQSKGWSGSCWGYNFDWQARAFFQPKYTPTVVATTFIACALLDAFEITKREAFFKAARSACDFVLKDLYRTYDDKGNFSFSYSPLDKSVVFNASLLGARLLSRVYSISGEKELYEEAKKSVTFACGYQQENGAWSYGTLPFHQWIDNFHTGYNLECLSDFARYTGDHSFDSCMNKGFDYYIQTFFTAEGISKYYNNSTYPVDIHAPTQLLITLDKLGQYEKYKEMATKVMGWTIENMQSSQGYFYYQINKHFTSKIPYMRWAQAWMFLSFTVLFKNERSLYR; this comes from the coding sequence ATGAGTGAACCTATTGATTTTTTCAACTCCTTTGAACAATTGGCTGCCTTTTGTTCTCAAGAGGAGTATAAGGGATATGATCCTTATGATAGTTTAAACAGTAAGCTGTTTCAAGCAGTTCCATTACTTTCTAAATCTCGAATTGCGAAACTTGCTTGGACACAATTCTTTAAAAGGGCACCTTTTAATTTAAGGCCTTTAGTGGGAGTACCAAAAGAGTATAACCCTAAGGCGTTGGGTTTATTTCTAACAAGTTATTGTAATTTGTATGAAATTGATGCACAATCTGATTATTTGGATCAAATCAATTTTTTTGGTGATAGAATATTGGAGCTTCAATCCAAAGGATGGAGCGGAAGCTGCTGGGGGTATAATTTTGACTGGCAGGCAAGGGCATTTTTCCAGCCTAAATATACACCGACTGTTGTTGCTACCACTTTTATAGCTTGCGCGTTACTGGATGCATTTGAAATTACTAAAAGGGAAGCGTTTTTTAAAGCGGCAAGAAGTGCTTGTGATTTTGTGTTAAAAGATTTGTATCGCACCTACGATGATAAAGGAAATTTTTCATTTTCCTATTCTCCATTAGATAAAAGTGTTGTGTTTAATGCCTCACTTTTAGGTGCCCGTTTATTAAGCCGAGTATATTCCATTTCTGGTGAAAAGGAACTGTATGAAGAAGCAAAGAAATCAGTCACTTTTGCATGTGGCTACCAACAAGAAAATGGTGCTTGGAGTTATGGTACTCTACCTTTTCACCAGTGGATTGATAATTTTCATACAGGATACAACCTGGAATGTTTGTCAGATTTTGCTCGGTACACCGGTGATCATTCATTTGACAGTTGTATGAATAAAGGATTTGATTATTATATTCAAACATTTTTCACTGCGGAAGGAATTTCAAAATACTATAATAATAGCACATACCCTGTTGATATTCATGCACCTACTCAGTTGCTAATTACCTTGGATAAGTTAGGTCAGTATGAGAAATACAAAGAAATGGCCACTAAAGTCATGGGATGGACAATAGAGAATATGCAATCATCCCAAGGGTATTTTTATTATCAAATAAATAAGCATTTTACATCAAAAATTCCTTACATGCGCTGGGCCCAAGCCTGGATGTTTCTTTCTTTTACCGTATTGTTTAAAAATGAAAGGAGTCTTTACAGGTGA